The following are encoded together in the Tamandua tetradactyla isolate mTamTet1 chromosome 14, mTamTet1.pri, whole genome shotgun sequence genome:
- the VCPKMT gene encoding protein N-lysine methyltransferase METTL21D isoform X3: METTAEPPAEDPLRSFVRVLEKRDGTALRLQQYGSGGVGCVVWDAAIVLSKYLETPGFSGDGAHSLSRRSVLELGSGTGAVGLMAATLGAHVVVTDLEELQDLLKMNITMNQHLVTGSVQAKVLKWGEELEDFPSPPDFILMADCIYYEESLEPLLKTLKDLTGSETCIICCYEQRTMGKNPEIEKKYFEVSILPRCLCSNCPSERHVTVFKCLMMLWGREDIPLYEPKDSLPCYQIAALPSFYLC; encoded by the exons ATGGAGACTACTGCGGAGCCCCCGGCGGAGGACCCGCTGCGGAGCTTCGTGCGCGTCCTGGAGAAGCGGGACGGCACTGCGCTGAGGCTGCAGCAATACGGCTCCGGCGGCGTGGGCTGCGTGGTTTGGGACGCTGCGATCGTCCTTTCCAAGTACCTGGAAACGCCCGGGTTCTCCGGCGACGGGGCCCACTCGCTGAGCCGGCGGTCGGTGCTGGAGCTGGGCTCGGGCACGGGGGCCGTGGGCCTCATGGCCGCCACCCTCGG GGCGCACGTGGTGGTCACCGACCTTGAGGAGCTGCAGGACCTGCTGAAGATGAACATTACCATGAACCAGCATCTCGTCACCGGCTCCGTTCAGGCCAAGGTACTGAAATG GGGGGAAGAACTAGAAGATTTCCCATCTCCACCCGATTTCATACTGATGGCCGACTGCATATACTACGAAGAG TCCTTGGAACCGTTGCTGAAAACCCTAAAAGATCTCACTGGATCTGAGACTTGTATTATATGCTGTTATGAACAACGAACAATGGGGAAAAAtccagaaattgagaaaaaatattttgaggtaaGTATTCTACCAAGATGTCTTTGTAGTAACTGCCCTTCAGAGAGGCATGTGACTGTGTTCAAGTGTCTTATGATGCTTTGGGGTAGGGAAGATATTCCTTTGTATGAACCCAAAGACAGCCTACCATGCTACCAAATAGCAGCACTGCCCTCCTTTTAtctttgctga
- the VCPKMT gene encoding protein N-lysine methyltransferase METTL21D isoform X1, with protein METTAEPPAEDPLRSFVRVLEKRDGTALRLQQYGSGGVGCVVWDAAIVLSKYLETPGFSGDGAHSLSRRSVLELGSGTGAVGLMAATLGAHVVVTDLEELQDLLKMNITMNQHLVTGSVQAKVLKWGEELEDFPSPPDFILMADCIYYEESLEPLLKTLKDLTGSETCIICCYEQRTMGKNPEIEKKYFELLQLDFDFEKIPLEKHDEEYRSEDIHILYIRKKKSVNIFLACCTLKRF; from the exons ATGGAGACTACTGCGGAGCCCCCGGCGGAGGACCCGCTGCGGAGCTTCGTGCGCGTCCTGGAGAAGCGGGACGGCACTGCGCTGAGGCTGCAGCAATACGGCTCCGGCGGCGTGGGCTGCGTGGTTTGGGACGCTGCGATCGTCCTTTCCAAGTACCTGGAAACGCCCGGGTTCTCCGGCGACGGGGCCCACTCGCTGAGCCGGCGGTCGGTGCTGGAGCTGGGCTCGGGCACGGGGGCCGTGGGCCTCATGGCCGCCACCCTCGG GGCGCACGTGGTGGTCACCGACCTTGAGGAGCTGCAGGACCTGCTGAAGATGAACATTACCATGAACCAGCATCTCGTCACCGGCTCCGTTCAGGCCAAGGTACTGAAATG GGGGGAAGAACTAGAAGATTTCCCATCTCCACCCGATTTCATACTGATGGCCGACTGCATATACTACGAAGAG TCCTTGGAACCGTTGCTGAAAACCCTAAAAGATCTCACTGGATCTGAGACTTGTATTATATGCTGTTATGAACAACGAACAATGGGGAAAAAtccagaaattgagaaaaaatattttgag CTCCTTCAACTGGATTTTGACTTTGAAAAAATTCCTTTGGAAAAACATGATGAAGAATATCGAAGTGAAGATATTCACATTTTGtacatcagaaagaaaaaatcgGTAAATATATTCCTGGCTTGTTGTACCCTGAAAAGGTTTTAG
- the VCPKMT gene encoding protein N-lysine methyltransferase METTL21D isoform X2 has protein sequence METTAEPPAEDPLRSFVRVLEKRDGTALRLQQYGSGGVGCVVWDAAIVLSKYLETPGFSGDGAHSLSRRSVLELGSGTGAVGLMAATLGAHVVVTDLEELQDLLKMNITMNQHLVTGSVQAKVLKWGEELEDFPSPPDFILMADCIYYEESLEPLLKTLKDLTGSETCIICCYEQRTMGKNPEIEKKYFELLQLDFDFEKIPLEKHDEEYRSEDIHILYIRKKKSKFPS, from the exons ATGGAGACTACTGCGGAGCCCCCGGCGGAGGACCCGCTGCGGAGCTTCGTGCGCGTCCTGGAGAAGCGGGACGGCACTGCGCTGAGGCTGCAGCAATACGGCTCCGGCGGCGTGGGCTGCGTGGTTTGGGACGCTGCGATCGTCCTTTCCAAGTACCTGGAAACGCCCGGGTTCTCCGGCGACGGGGCCCACTCGCTGAGCCGGCGGTCGGTGCTGGAGCTGGGCTCGGGCACGGGGGCCGTGGGCCTCATGGCCGCCACCCTCGG GGCGCACGTGGTGGTCACCGACCTTGAGGAGCTGCAGGACCTGCTGAAGATGAACATTACCATGAACCAGCATCTCGTCACCGGCTCCGTTCAGGCCAAGGTACTGAAATG GGGGGAAGAACTAGAAGATTTCCCATCTCCACCCGATTTCATACTGATGGCCGACTGCATATACTACGAAGAG TCCTTGGAACCGTTGCTGAAAACCCTAAAAGATCTCACTGGATCTGAGACTTGTATTATATGCTGTTATGAACAACGAACAATGGGGAAAAAtccagaaattgagaaaaaatattttgag CTCCTTCAACTGGATTTTGACTTTGAAAAAATTCCTTTGGAAAAACATGATGAAGAATATCGAAGTGAAGATATTCACATTTTGtacatcagaaagaaaaaatcg aAATTTCCATCATGA